A region from the Sutcliffiella horikoshii genome encodes:
- a CDS encoding YrzQ family protein encodes MNRAMTSLLMIGLGAAATRLSRNNDVQNFLGDMTSKRNMKKMRKQAKKLFS; translated from the coding sequence ATGAACAGAGCTATGACATCCTTGTTAATGATTGGCCTTGGAGCCGCTGCCACTCGACTTAGCCGAAATAATGATGTGCAAAACTTTTTGGGAGATATGACTTCCAAACGCAATATGAAGAAAATGAGAAAGCAAGCAAAGAAATTGTTTTCTTAA
- the preA gene encoding NAD-dependent dihydropyrimidine dehydrogenase subunit PreA, giving the protein MADLSINLAGIKAPNPFWLASAPPTNSGYQVQRAFEAGWGGAVWKTLGDPIINVSSRFAAVSFNGQRVAGFNNIELITDRPLEINLREIEETKKKFPDRAVIASLMVEPKQEKWHEIVKKVEAVGVDGLELNFGCPHGMAERGMGSASGQVPELVEKQTYWAKEAATTPVIVKLTPNITDITVTAEAAVRGGADAVSMINTINSLAGVDIDSWNTIPHVGGKGAHGGYCGPAVKPIALNMVGECARNPRINVPISGMGGVSNWQNAVEFMLMGATGVQICTAAMHHGFRIVEDMLDGLNNYLDEKGIAKVMDLVGKSVPKYSDWGNLDLNYKIVARINQDTCINCNKCHIACEDTSHQCIDMLKDSSGKSYLQVREEDCVGCNLCSIVCPVDDAITMVELPHEQPPMTWNDRQSALGLLKQFEVDTVK; this is encoded by the coding sequence TTGGCAGATCTATCAATAAATTTGGCAGGTATTAAAGCACCGAATCCATTCTGGCTTGCTTCAGCACCGCCTACTAATTCTGGATATCAAGTACAGCGTGCTTTTGAAGCAGGGTGGGGAGGCGCTGTATGGAAAACTCTTGGAGATCCCATTATTAATGTGTCTTCTCGGTTTGCGGCAGTCAGTTTTAATGGACAGCGAGTAGCAGGCTTCAACAATATTGAGCTTATAACCGACAGACCTTTGGAAATAAACTTAAGAGAAATTGAAGAAACAAAAAAGAAGTTTCCAGATCGGGCGGTCATTGCCTCTTTAATGGTAGAACCCAAACAAGAAAAATGGCATGAAATAGTGAAAAAGGTGGAAGCGGTAGGTGTGGATGGACTTGAGTTGAACTTCGGCTGTCCTCATGGAATGGCTGAAAGGGGAATGGGTTCTGCATCTGGCCAGGTTCCGGAACTTGTGGAAAAGCAAACGTATTGGGCGAAAGAAGCGGCAACTACACCTGTCATTGTTAAATTGACACCAAATATAACAGACATCACTGTGACGGCAGAGGCAGCAGTCAGAGGAGGAGCTGATGCTGTCAGTATGATCAATACGATTAACAGCCTCGCTGGTGTGGATATTGACAGTTGGAACACGATACCACATGTAGGAGGTAAAGGTGCCCATGGCGGATATTGCGGACCTGCTGTAAAGCCGATAGCCCTCAATATGGTGGGAGAATGTGCAAGAAACCCTAGAATAAATGTACCTATTTCCGGTATGGGCGGCGTCTCTAATTGGCAAAATGCCGTAGAGTTCATGCTGATGGGGGCAACAGGTGTTCAAATTTGTACGGCAGCTATGCATCATGGGTTTCGAATTGTGGAAGACATGTTGGATGGTTTGAACAATTACCTAGATGAGAAAGGGATTGCCAAGGTGATGGACCTTGTAGGAAAATCTGTACCTAAATATTCCGACTGGGGCAACCTCGATTTGAACTACAAAATTGTAGCAAGAATCAATCAGGATACCTGTATTAACTGCAATAAATGCCATATCGCCTGTGAGGACACTTCCCATCAGTGTATTGATATGCTGAAGGATTCCTCAGGGAAATCCTATTTGCAGGTAAGAGAAGAAGATTGTGTTGGTTGTAATCTTTGTTCTATTGTCTGCCCAGTGGACGACGCGATCACCATGGTGGAGCTGCCCCATGAACAACCGCCTATGACATGGAATGACAGGCAGTCTGCTCTTGGTTTATTGAAACAATTCGAAGTGGATACGGTTAAATAA
- a CDS encoding nitrilase-related carbon-nitrogen hydrolase has product MSDKVMIGLIQASNDVDGSEAVEVHKKAAIEKHINLVREAKAKGAQIICLQEIFYGPYFCSEQNAKWYEAAEEIPNGPTTKLFQDLAKELGVVIVLPIYEREGIATYYNTAAVIDADGKYLGKYRKQHIPQVGVGDQGHGFWEKFYFKPGNLGYPIFDTAYAKVGVYICYDRHFPEGARLLGLKGAEIVFNPSATVAGLSEYLWKLEQPAHAVANGYYVGAINRVGVEGPWKMGEFYGQSYLVDPRGSFVSIGSRDQDEVIIGEMNKKLIREVRDVWQFYRDRRPETYEEMTALLP; this is encoded by the coding sequence ATGTCCGACAAAGTGATGATAGGTTTAATTCAGGCATCCAATGATGTGGATGGTTCGGAGGCCGTGGAGGTCCATAAAAAGGCGGCCATTGAAAAGCATATCAATCTTGTTAGGGAAGCGAAGGCAAAAGGCGCACAGATTATTTGTCTTCAGGAAATCTTTTATGGGCCATACTTTTGCAGTGAACAGAATGCCAAGTGGTACGAGGCTGCCGAGGAAATCCCGAATGGTCCGACAACAAAACTGTTCCAAGACCTTGCTAAGGAACTTGGTGTAGTTATTGTCCTTCCCATTTATGAGAGAGAGGGCATTGCCACGTATTACAACACCGCAGCAGTGATTGATGCGGATGGCAAGTATCTCGGCAAGTACCGTAAACAACATATTCCTCAAGTTGGGGTAGGAGACCAAGGCCACGGCTTCTGGGAAAAATTTTATTTCAAACCGGGCAACCTTGGTTATCCAATTTTTGATACAGCATATGCAAAAGTCGGCGTGTACATATGCTATGACAGACATTTTCCTGAGGGTGCAAGACTGCTTGGTTTAAAAGGTGCTGAAATCGTCTTTAACCCTTCCGCTACAGTGGCCGGTCTCTCGGAATACTTATGGAAACTGGAGCAACCTGCACATGCAGTGGCAAATGGCTATTATGTTGGTGCCATCAACAGGGTCGGGGTGGAAGGTCCATGGAAAATGGGCGAGTTTTATGGACAGTCCTATCTGGTTGATCCAAGAGGGTCCTTTGTTTCCATAGGTAGCAGAGATCAAGATGAAGTAATCATTGGTGAAATGAACAAAAAATTAATTCGTGAAGTGAGAGATGTGTGGCAGTTTTACCGTGACAGAAGACCGGAGACATATGAAGAAATGACCGCACTTTTGCCGTAA
- the hydA gene encoding dihydropyrimidinase produces MAAKKLIKNGIIVTASDQYEADILIEGETISSIGLNLSSADAEVIDAKGCYIFPGAIDPHTHLDMPFGGTVTKDDFESGTMAAAFGGTTSIIDFCLTEKGRPLQDAIKTWHDKSKDKAVIDYSFHLMIGEMNETVMKELPQVIEKEGITSFKVFMAYKNVFQADDATLFRTLKAAKDLGALVMVHAENGDVIDYLTKEALENGNTDPIYHALTRPPEVEGEATGRAAQLTSLADSQLYVVHVSCAEAVEKIAEARNKGVEIWGETCPQYLALDKSYLEKPNFEGAKYVWSPPLRDKWHQDVLWNALKSGQLQTLGSDQCSFDFEGQKTLGKGDFTKIPNGGPMIEDRVSILFSEGVKKGRISINQFVDIVSTRVAKLFGMFPKKGTISVGADADIVIFDPNHERVISASTHHMAVDYNAFEGMKITGEPVSVLVRGDFVVRDKQFVGKAGSGQYIKRNKYGATSQLKQNETLSI; encoded by the coding sequence ATGGCAGCAAAAAAACTAATAAAGAACGGTATTATTGTGACAGCAAGCGACCAGTATGAAGCAGACATTTTGATCGAAGGGGAAACAATCTCTTCTATCGGCCTCAACCTTTCATCAGCTGATGCGGAAGTGATAGATGCAAAAGGCTGTTATATCTTCCCTGGTGCGATTGATCCACATACTCATTTGGATATGCCATTCGGTGGCACTGTAACAAAGGATGATTTTGAAAGTGGAACAATGGCGGCAGCTTTTGGAGGAACGACATCCATCATTGATTTCTGTCTGACAGAAAAGGGCCGACCGCTTCAAGATGCGATTAAAACTTGGCATGACAAGTCAAAGGATAAAGCGGTTATTGACTATAGCTTTCATTTGATGATTGGTGAAATGAATGAAACCGTCATGAAGGAGCTTCCACAAGTAATCGAAAAAGAAGGAATCACATCTTTTAAAGTATTTATGGCCTATAAAAATGTGTTTCAGGCAGATGATGCCACCCTTTTCCGTACTCTAAAGGCAGCGAAGGACCTTGGTGCTCTTGTTATGGTTCACGCAGAAAATGGAGATGTTATTGATTACTTAACAAAAGAAGCGTTGGAAAACGGAAATACCGACCCAATTTACCATGCTTTAACAAGGCCTCCTGAGGTGGAAGGGGAAGCGACTGGAAGGGCAGCCCAACTTACTTCGCTTGCAGATTCTCAGCTTTATGTGGTTCATGTATCTTGTGCAGAAGCGGTAGAAAAGATTGCCGAAGCAAGAAACAAAGGAGTGGAAATTTGGGGAGAGACCTGTCCGCAATATCTGGCTCTTGATAAAAGCTATTTAGAAAAACCGAACTTTGAAGGCGCCAAATATGTCTGGTCTCCGCCATTGCGTGATAAATGGCATCAAGATGTTTTATGGAATGCCTTAAAAAGCGGTCAGCTTCAGACGCTTGGCTCTGATCAATGCTCGTTTGACTTTGAAGGCCAAAAAACGTTGGGCAAAGGTGACTTTACTAAAATACCAAATGGAGGACCGATGATCGAAGACAGAGTCAGCATTTTGTTTTCAGAAGGGGTGAAAAAAGGAAGAATATCCATCAATCAGTTCGTCGACATCGTATCTACACGTGTCGCAAAACTTTTTGGTATGTTTCCGAAAAAAGGAACCATTTCTGTTGGAGCCGATGCAGATATCGTCATTTTTGACCCGAACCATGAAAGGGTGATATCCGCTTCGACCCACCATATGGCCGTTGATTATAATGCATTTGAAGGAATGAAAATAACCGGTGAACCAGTTTCTGTCTTGGTGCGAGGTGACTTTGTCGTTCGTGATAAGCAATTTGTCGGTAAAGCAGGAAGCGGGCAATATATCAAACGCAACAAATATGGAGCAACATCCCAACTAAAACAGAACGAGACCTTGTCTATCTAA
- a CDS encoding NCS1 family transporter: MKKNESYLKSPDLLPISHANRKIGTLGFAVMWVGMAVVLAAFAIGGAGVQSLSLGWVIVATIIGSVAIGLFMTITGDIGIEHGLSFPVYMRAPFGTIGTHIPSIIRGLAASFWFGINTYFGATAMNAILFTLTGFDNWFVCFLIFAAVQLLNTALGIKAVERFADLAAPIIIIISAWMYTTLSDRALEQGREVWSWIESPVTGGAAVTAFLIVIFSNMGFWATLAADIPSISRFIKAPKYERNWLKRNKSSIVGSVIALPITQTFMVAIGGVSYIAVSNYDPVVALQEAASGIVLGVLLLMIIFAQWSTNASANLIPAATIFSNVGGPKVPFWAGVVIAGIVGSVVQPWNLFGILIPVLLIVGGILSAIVGILFADYYLLRKRRVNVHDLYENEGQFKYTKGFNLAGFISWFVGGAAAYYLANYSFIVGFVVGGGLYYILAKYWYFKKYQQAEIEDPDDEKYLGITVGRDWVIVEDDIYEEPKELSS, from the coding sequence ATGAAAAAGAATGAAAGTTATTTAAAATCGCCAGACCTGCTACCGATCTCTCACGCTAACCGGAAAATCGGCACACTCGGGTTTGCAGTCATGTGGGTCGGAATGGCAGTCGTACTCGCTGCCTTTGCAATCGGAGGAGCAGGCGTCCAAAGCTTATCGCTAGGTTGGGTAATCGTTGCTACCATCATCGGAAGCGTAGCCATCGGATTGTTCATGACCATTACAGGTGATATAGGTATCGAACATGGACTCTCCTTCCCCGTTTACATGCGCGCACCATTTGGAACGATAGGGACACATATCCCTTCCATTATCCGGGGCTTGGCGGCATCCTTCTGGTTTGGTATCAATACCTACTTCGGTGCCACAGCTATGAATGCCATCCTTTTTACACTAACAGGTTTTGATAACTGGTTTGTATGCTTTCTCATTTTTGCTGCTGTTCAACTTCTTAATACCGCACTTGGCATTAAAGCGGTTGAGCGCTTTGCTGATCTTGCAGCACCAATCATTATCATCATTTCTGCCTGGATGTACACCACCCTTTCTGACAGAGCGTTGGAACAAGGCCGGGAAGTATGGTCGTGGATTGAAAGTCCTGTAACAGGAGGAGCTGCTGTAACAGCTTTCCTGATCGTCATTTTCAGTAACATGGGATTCTGGGCGACGTTGGCAGCAGATATTCCATCTATCTCACGTTTTATTAAAGCGCCTAAATATGAACGAAATTGGTTGAAACGGAATAAATCCAGCATTGTCGGAAGCGTGATTGCCTTGCCTATTACTCAAACTTTTATGGTAGCCATCGGCGGTGTTTCTTATATTGCCGTATCAAACTATGATCCTGTTGTCGCATTGCAGGAAGCAGCCAGTGGAATTGTTCTAGGTGTTCTTTTATTAATGATCATTTTTGCTCAGTGGTCCACCAATGCTTCGGCAAATCTTATTCCGGCTGCAACCATTTTTTCCAATGTTGGAGGTCCGAAAGTTCCGTTCTGGGCGGGGGTTGTCATCGCAGGAATTGTCGGTTCTGTTGTTCAACCGTGGAACTTATTTGGAATATTGATTCCGGTTCTATTGATTGTAGGAGGAATCCTTTCTGCCATTGTGGGGATATTGTTTGCAGATTACTATCTATTAAGAAAACGACGTGTGAATGTTCATGATCTTTATGAGAACGAAGGTCAGTTCAAATATACAAAAGGATTCAATTTGGCAGGATTTATTTCGTGGTTTGTAGGTGGAGCGGCAGCATACTATCTTGCAAACTACTCTTTCATCGTCGGTTTTGTTGTAGGTGGAGGATTATACTACATTCTCGCAAAATATTGGTACTTTAAAAAATACCAGCAAGCCGAAATAGAGGATCCGGATGATGAAAAGTATCTCGGTATTACAGTCGGAAGAGACTGGGTTATTGTGGAAGATGATATCTATGAGGAACCAAAAGAGCTTTCAAGTTAA
- a CDS encoding NAD(P)-dependent oxidoreductase: MKRIDLENLVVNFMEAKPGLTDREALEEANRCLYCYDAPCIVACPTSIDIPSFIKKIASGNLKGSAKTIMSANPVGASCSRVCPTEELCEGACVLNHHTKPIVIGDLQRYATDWAIRNEQVLFQKGKSNGKKVAIVGGGPAGLSAARELALLGFQVTIFEAEQEAGGLNTYGIVSFRLPKSVSFWEVEQVKSLDVEIRTNTRVGVDISVDDILTQYDGVILAIGMASVPMLGIDGEDLNGVYDAIDFVKETKTNSITDKFKGKNVVVIGAGNTAIDGATCSVRLGAENVKILYRRTQEEMTAYDFEYEFAKQDGVEFRWLTAPSKIIGNERGEVAAIECIKMELGAPGADGRRRPVKVEGSEHTLQVDVVIKAIGQTRYTNLIEQFGLIHDDGVVKIDKHTHQTSNEKVFACGDVVFGKGQGEAMVVTAAEQGKLTAYALYEKLVKNKVETA, from the coding sequence ATGAAACGAATCGATTTAGAAAATTTAGTTGTGAATTTTATGGAAGCAAAACCTGGTTTAACAGATCGGGAAGCATTGGAGGAGGCTAATCGCTGTCTATATTGCTACGACGCACCTTGTATTGTAGCGTGCCCTACTAGTATTGATATTCCTTCTTTCATCAAAAAAATTGCTTCTGGTAACTTAAAAGGTTCAGCCAAAACGATCATGAGTGCCAACCCTGTCGGAGCAAGCTGTTCGAGGGTATGCCCGACGGAAGAGTTGTGTGAAGGGGCGTGCGTACTTAATCATCATACAAAACCGATTGTCATAGGCGATCTTCAACGGTATGCAACAGATTGGGCCATCAGAAACGAGCAGGTTCTCTTCCAAAAAGGGAAATCCAACGGTAAAAAGGTAGCGATTGTCGGCGGGGGGCCAGCAGGGCTTTCTGCAGCTCGTGAATTGGCTTTACTTGGATTTCAAGTCACTATTTTTGAAGCAGAGCAAGAAGCAGGCGGTCTTAATACGTATGGCATTGTCTCCTTCCGCCTACCTAAAAGTGTTTCTTTTTGGGAAGTGGAGCAGGTTAAAAGCTTGGATGTGGAGATACGAACAAATACACGAGTGGGAGTTGACATTTCCGTAGATGATATTCTGACTCAATATGATGGGGTTATTTTAGCAATTGGAATGGCTAGTGTTCCGATGCTTGGAATTGATGGAGAAGATCTGAATGGAGTATATGACGCCATTGATTTTGTAAAAGAAACAAAAACGAACAGCATTACAGATAAATTTAAAGGCAAAAATGTCGTGGTCATTGGTGCTGGGAATACTGCCATCGATGGCGCAACCTGTTCCGTCCGGCTCGGCGCTGAAAATGTAAAGATTCTCTATCGCAGAACGCAAGAAGAGATGACGGCTTATGACTTTGAATATGAGTTTGCAAAGCAGGACGGTGTAGAGTTCCGCTGGCTTACAGCGCCAAGTAAAATTATCGGCAATGAAAGAGGCGAAGTAGCGGCTATTGAATGCATAAAGATGGAGCTTGGAGCCCCTGGTGCTGATGGTAGAAGGAGACCTGTTAAAGTGGAAGGTTCCGAACACACATTACAAGTAGACGTTGTAATCAAGGCAATCGGTCAGACGAGATATACCAACCTTATTGAACAATTCGGTCTTATTCACGACGATGGAGTAGTGAAAATAGATAAGCATACACATCAAACCTCCAATGAAAAAGTATTTGCCTGTGGTGATGTTGTGTTTGGTAAGGGGCAAGGAGAGGCAATGGTGGTGACTGCTGCGGAACAAGGAAAACTTACCGCATATGCTCTGTACGAAAAACTCGTAAAGAACAAGGTGGAGACAGCTTAA
- a CDS encoding PRC-barrel domain-containing protein — translation MRTFSRVIGMLIYDMASGNKIGRVKDLCIEEPGHIKGLIIDGKGLFHRAKFLPFEYIHSFGEEGIMVGEHALTPIAKKDGQVYYHHFHGIKGKSFITGEGDKLGLLDDVYFEEETGTIVGYEVTDGFFADLSEGKKIVKNPSDLVIGKDTVVVSVLS, via the coding sequence TTGAGAACATTTTCTCGAGTGATTGGGATGCTAATTTACGATATGGCATCAGGGAATAAGATTGGCCGGGTAAAAGATCTTTGCATTGAAGAACCAGGGCATATCAAAGGACTGATCATCGATGGAAAAGGCCTGTTCCATCGAGCCAAGTTTCTACCCTTTGAATACATTCATTCTTTTGGCGAGGAAGGAATCATGGTGGGAGAACACGCTCTTACACCCATTGCCAAAAAGGACGGACAAGTGTATTATCACCACTTTCATGGTATAAAAGGAAAGTCTTTTATAACGGGAGAAGGAGATAAGCTCGGGCTGTTGGATGATGTATATTTCGAAGAGGAAACGGGCACAATCGTAGGATATGAGGTAACGGACGGTTTTTTCGCAGATTTGTCAGAAGGAAAGAAAATTGTAAAGAATCCTTCAGATCTTGTCATCGGAAAAGATACCGTCGTCGTTTCTGTACTATCCTAA